tagatAAAGGGAAGAGACCATATTTGAAACCACAAAATAACTGCAATCCTACACTGGATAACCtgaggagtattaaagaagaaaatataGGACTTCTTCTCATTGACTTTCTAACCAGAAGCAGCAAGGTAGATATCAAAAACTTTCCTAAAGGCTTCAACTTCCCGAATACGATCCAATCGCATAAGAGAGGTCTCATCAACAAACTGGAGATGAGAAAGTGCTGGTAGACCCAAACTCCACTTCCAACCATAAATCAAGCCTTAAGAAACTTGGAATTTAAAAAACCAACCCAACCTCTCCACCATAATAATAAACAGATAAGGAGAGAGCGGATCTACTTGATGAAGACCCCTGGTAGCACCAAAAAGCCCTGAAGGTTCACCATTCACAATAACTAAAATGATGAAGAAGTCACACAACTCATAGTCCAACTCACGCAATTTGCTGAAAACCCAAAAGCCAATAGAACCTTCTGAACAAAACTCCATTTAACTCTGTCATACGCTTTGgccatatccaacttaatgaaAATAGACTTTTCCTTAGAGGTCACCATGGAATGAATGACCTCAGAAGCAACcaccaccccatccaaaatttgaccACCCACCACAAAGTGTCCTTGATCCTCAGAAATGATAACTGGAAGACAAGATTTAAGCCTCTCAGCAATCAATTTTGTAATAATCTTGTATGCCATATTAAAAAGAGCAATAGGTTTAAATAATTCAAGCCTATCAACAccttccttcttaggaatgaggaTCATAAAGGTATCATTCAGGACATGAAGCATCTGCTTATTCTCAAAAGACTCTTGAACAATCTCTAACAAATACAACTTTACAATATCTCAAAACTCTTGGAAAAAATCAATGGGGAAACCATCAGGGCCAGGGGATTTCCCCTTATTTATTCCAAACACAACCTCTTCCACCTCAAAAAAATTAATTGGACAAGTAAGTGAAGCATTCAAATAATTAGAGATCaaagaaggaatacaagcaagaacaATATCTTCATCAACCTCTGCAGGAATTGAACCTCTGTAAACAAAGCAAAGTAGAACTGATGAGCCTCTCTAGACACAACTTGTTGCAAAACTGAGACTTTATTTGAAAACATTgacaaataaattaattttttttataaatatatagattAAGAATCATTCATAAACATAGTTTCAGATTCTCATATCAATACTTGAAACATTCTAGCTTTTAGTTTAGCAATACCTTACTACCCAGTTTGGAGGATACTccaattttcattttattttatttaccacAACCCTTGGGAAGACACTTTCACACATTTCTTAGAAAAGGTAGAAGAGAATGTTATAATGTAAACTTTTTTTAAATAAGAAGGGTTTTCAAAGGGCCCAAAACCTTGCACAAAGGGCTCATAAGGAACAAAATAATTAAAATGGAAGAGAATCAACACAACAACTAATTAAAATGTCAGATGATGGGTTTATAGTTGCTTCTACTATTTCTCATCTTGATGCTTACTAGACTAAACCAGCTATAGAAAAAATAATGGTTGTTTCTAACGTTCACAATAGGGTTAAGGATTCATGTATTATTTATTTTGTTAAAGATGTCCCTAATGATGTTGTTTTATCAAACTATATTTCTGATGGTCCACCTTCTTATTTTGCAAGTGAACACTGTTTTGATTGTGATGATGGATCTACTTGAATAGTTGTTTGTCAAAAGAAGAAATATCCCACTAACAATTCTTCACCTCTTAGGTCAAATTGTTCGATTTTTCTTAACTAGTTCTAGATTTTCTATTACTTTGTTGGTTGTCATGTTTTGTTGTTTATGTGACTAGTCTTGTTTCAATGCTGGTTTTTAATGGTTCATGTTTCTTATCTGTAAGGGTTTGTACTCTTCCTCACTTATATTAATACATATCTTGCACACATCACATCCAAgtgaaatattatcaaacttagGAGGatcttgttgggaaaatggtgtacCAACTTTACATTTACAtaaagttactatttatagtaagcttTTATTTGAGCATAAATTGGTTTAAAATTTTCCCCAAGGCTTTGGTTTGGCTAAATAACCATGTTGATAACTTTTTTTTGCAATATAATGTCTAGATTTGAGGATATTAAAGTCTTTTTTTAAAAAAGTTGTACTAATTTGATTAGTGGGTTATATCTTGATAAAATACATAGCAATATttttggtgcttcaaacggttcatcaatcaaaTACCTAGTTCAAaatttatggcctccaaaagttgggtctcctaaaatagcaaaaataaaaatgtatcaaacacataaatgaggtgtaaaagggaggtacacatgttgatgtgtattttgacacatcataggacaTCTAGGATTGAAATTTTTATCCTATGGTTTTTTAATATCATTTGTAGGTTTCATGTactatatctcctatatatgaggtgtgtgagatggagtTTGCGTGtcagagtcttatagctattgagttacttATGAATCTTTGTTTGGTGATACTCTTGTAAAAATATTTCTCTTCAATTGtgttgtaatctattattgatttttgaataatatattgggggcTTTTGGAATGTGGGGTTTATCTCTCGaaatggttttccccatgtaaatcaccatGTTGTGGTATTTAagtgctatttatgtttatttctattaagtttttgtaacttcTCTCAAGGTTACCATAGAAATTTTTTTGTAATTTAACTTCCTTACAGATCTATTTTCATCCATTGAACAATTACCTAGGATAATTCATTATCCAAATTTGAAACCTTATGACGATAGGGAGAAGAGACCCCCTCTAAAGACTTGTCAAATTTCACaccttcatcaaaagaactaaGAGGAGTTAATAGAAAGAAAAGTAGAAgggccttaatagaactagatgagAATTTTTTTGCAATAGAAGAGAGTTGTCCCAAATCCTTTGAAACAACAACTAAATTATCCACTATTCATCATCGGGAAAAATAGTGAAGTAATTATGAAGAGAATTCTTCCACCTAGATGAGGAAAACTATCTATTTACCCCAAGGGAGCTTGATATAAGGCCAAATTTCCAATATAAAAATAACGTCTACAATAAAAAAGAATTACCTCATAGTCAACCATTtgacaccaagatctttcattaaCTTGAATAACGACTTCTCCTAATAAATCTTTCCAAAGATCAACATAGATTAAAATGCAATGAAAAGAAGTGTAGGAAAATTTATTAGATACCAAATCTTTATAAAGAATATGCCACCAATACTATTAATAGCCTCGTAGGATAAACTACACTAGATGTTTAAGGGAAGAAATACAAATGTTATCCAAACTGGACAAATTTTAGTAAACATAAAGGCGTGTGCATCCCTATCATGATTGATCTAGAGCAGAAAATTTACATAGATTGATTGCTCACCCTTAAAGTGTTTGACACTGCCTTAAAGGATATGGTTGATTCAAAAAGTCTTGGTATTGATGGTGTTCTAGTAGATTTTTATAAAATTTTAGGGTTGTTTATTAGTGAAGACTTCTATGAGGTCTATAGAGAAGCCTTAGCTAAGGGGTCCTTGGGTCCATCCATAAATCAAGGGTTGATAAAAAATAATTCCCAAAGGAAGAAATGTGAGCAACATCTTAGGGTGGAGACAGATATCTCCACTTAATACCTCGTATAAGGTTATTACCAAAGCTATTGCTAATGGAATTAAATACATATTGTGAGAAATTGTAAGGCTCAAAAAAACTAGATTTATAGTAGGGAGATTTAGTTTAGATAACCAGGTTTTTGCTTAGGAAATAGTTGAATGGGCTCAACAAATAAGAAAAAATTGCCTCCTCATCAAATTAGATTTTTATAAAGCTTATGATTAGATTAGGTGGCAGTTCATATTAAAAATTCTCAAATGGTTAGGCTTTCATCCTAAGCTAATTTCACATGTAAATCTTTTATTTGTTGATGCTAATGCTTGCCTAGCAATTAAGGATTCAAAAACTCAAACCTTTAAGGTTTAGATCAATCAATAAGATAAGGTTGCCATTTAGCTCCATTCCTCTATTTTCTTGCAACAGATGCACTTGGATATTACgaataatttcatttacaaaatgTTTTAAGAAGATAAGCAGCATAAGGCCCTGCCCTTAGAGATGggtaatatttttttcattttgtaacTTGTTTTCGCTCAAATCTATAGCTTTCAGCCGTAACACTTATGTAATACTCCTCCATATTCAGCTCAGTTTTTTTTAAAGCTTGGAGGTGCCTATACTAGACTGCTACTTGTATTGTATATTCTTTTAACATTCGATTAAACCTCGATATTATCAATTGTTTGTAGGCCGGTCGTACCGAAGATTACCCAATGAAATGCGAAGGGTTTATAACGCATTATTTGTTTGTCTTCTTCGAATCGCGATTCTTACGAGTTAGGTTtaaggaatctttatatgccatcCCATCATTATCTGTATATGGCTGTCAAACCATTTTAAAAGCCCATTGCAACAACAATTTAATTCACTAAGGAATGAATAAGC
This genomic stretch from Cryptomeria japonica chromosome 8, Sugi_1.0, whole genome shotgun sequence harbors:
- the LOC131857810 gene encoding uncharacterized protein LOC131857810, coding for MAYKIITKLIAERLKSCLPVIISEDQGHFVVGGQILDGVVVASEVIHSMVTSKEKSIFIKLDMAKAYDRVKWSFVQKVLLAFGFSANCWSLGLPALSHLQFVDETSLMRLDRIREVEAFRKVFDIYLAASG